Proteins from a single region of Hordeum vulgare subsp. vulgare chromosome 6H, MorexV3_pseudomolecules_assembly, whole genome shotgun sequence:
- the LOC123401170 gene encoding uncharacterized protein LOC123401170 isoform X2, which yields MDEGMELKGCVCRIKSCAGQLLSMEEDLVTDLDDDSWDLVWRDLRLKATFLYIDLSRVISRSENDERRKALTLLANKFFYCTDELFYDKARFFNPLD from the exons ATGGATGAAGGGATGGAGCTAAAGGGGTGTGTTTGCCGGATCAAGAGCTGCGCCGGCCAACTTCTGTCAATGGAGGAGGATCTGGTGACTGATCTGGACGACGACTCATGGGACTTGGTCTGGAGGGACCTCCGGCTGAAGGCCACCTTCTTGTACATTGATCTGAGCCGTGTGATCTCCCGAAGTGAGAACGATGAGCGCCGGAAGGCGCTCACCCTTCTCGCCAACAAATTCTTCTACTGCACGGATGAG TTGTTCTATGACAAGGCCCGTTTCTTCAACCCTCTGGATTGA
- the LOC123401170 gene encoding photosynthetic NDH subunit of lumenal location 3, chloroplastic-like isoform X1, translating to MDEGMELKGCVCRIKSCAGQLLSMEEDLVTDLDDDSWDLVWRDLRLKATFLYIDLSRVISRSENDERRKALTLLANKFFYCTDELGDAVTSQSVPAMKMCYNDTAQALRELLAALAPPQ from the exons ATGGATGAAGGGATGGAGCTAAAGGGGTGTGTTTGCCGGATCAAGAGCTGCGCCGGCCAACTTCTGTCAATGGAGGAGGATCTGGTGACTGATCTGGACGACGACTCATGGGACTTGGTCTGGAGGGACCTCCGGCTGAAGGCCACCTTCTTGTACATTGATCTGAGCCGTGTGATCTCCCGAAGTGAGAACGATGAGCGCCGGAAGGCGCTCACCCTTCTCGCCAACAAATTCTTCTACTGCACGGATGAG CTAGGCGATGCGGTGACGAGCCAAAGTGTCCCTGCGATGAAGATGTGCTACAACGACACCGCTCAGGCTCTCCGTGAGTTGCTCGCGGCCCTTGCACCGCCACAGTAG
- the LOC123401168 gene encoding uncharacterized protein LOC123401168 isoform X2, with protein MQMSTDPNHYGVFPHSFFGQHVVSFQTSAITNGPGAMPVCLDTSSGINGNLAMLNTTPSTIVSTASPNMIPDSSQSLKYGGPMAVEWSYRELQMLNDGLHKYASEPGIMKYIKIAAMLPEKTVRDVAMRCQWMAEKQSTRRRRTEEHNVGRKTKDRKDKMVESSSWANNRSVPTDTRGSSSVTAASDIDRAMLNVLEENARLLNQIEANILTSQAQNNIDLFHRTRSNINNLLQSMSQMPGIMSKMPRLPVSVDDKLAGYLLPGVNLAQVLSSSYLKEEPRGTW; from the exons ATGCAGATGTCAACAGATCCTAACCACTACGGCGTATTTCCGCATTCATTCTTTGGCCAACATGTTGTTTCATTTCAAACAAGTGCAATTACCAATGGGCCGGGAGCCATGCCGGTCTGCCTGGACACTTCTAGTGGGATAAATGGTAATCTGGCAATGTTGAACACTACACCTTCGACGATTGTATCCACTGCTTCACCCAACATGATTCCTGATTCTAGCCAGAGCCTAAAGTATGGAGGTCCAATGGCTGTGGAGTGGTCATACCGAGAGTTACAGATGCTTAATGACGGCCTCCATAA GTATGCAAGTGAACCGGGAATCATGAAGTATATCAAGATAGCAGCTATGTTGCCAGAGAAGACAGTAAGAGATGTGGCCATGAGATGCCAGTGGATGGCG GAAAAGCAAAGTACAAGACGACGGAGGACTGAAGAACACAATGTTGGAAGGAAGACTAAAGACAGAAAG GACAAAATGGTGGAGTCGTCATCGTGGGCTAACAATCGTTCTGTTCCAACAGACACCAGAGGTTCTTCTTCTGTTACGGCAG CCTCTGACATCGACCGTGCAATGCTTAATGTATTGGAAGAAAATGCTCGACTTCTCAATCAAATAGAAGCAAATATTTTGACATCACAG GCTCAGAACAACATTGATCTTTTCCATCGCACAAGAAGTAACATCAATAATCTTCTACAAAG CATGAGCCAAATGCCTGGAATCATGAGCAAGATGCCTAGGTTGCCTGTTTCAGTGGATGATAAGCTTGCCGGTTATCTGCTCCCTGGTGTTAATTTG GCCCAAGTTCTTAGCAGCAGCTATCTGAAAGAAGAGCCAAGAGGAACTTGGTGA
- the LOC123401168 gene encoding uncharacterized protein LOC123401168 isoform X1, whose translation MQMSTDPNHYGVFPHSFFGQHVVSFQTSAITNGPGAMPVCLDTSSGINGNLAMLNTTPSTIVSTASPNMIPDSSQSLKYGGPMAVEWSYRELQMLNDGLHKYASEPGIMKYIKIAAMLPEKTVRDVAMRCQWMAEKQSTRRRRTEEHNVGRKTKDRKGVSQDKMVESSSWANNRSVPTDTRGSSSVTAASDIDRAMLNVLEENARLLNQIEANILTSQAQNNIDLFHRTRSNINNLLQSMSQMPGIMSKMPRLPVSVDDKLAGYLLPGVNLAQVLSSSYLKEEPRGTW comes from the exons ATGCAGATGTCAACAGATCCTAACCACTACGGCGTATTTCCGCATTCATTCTTTGGCCAACATGTTGTTTCATTTCAAACAAGTGCAATTACCAATGGGCCGGGAGCCATGCCGGTCTGCCTGGACACTTCTAGTGGGATAAATGGTAATCTGGCAATGTTGAACACTACACCTTCGACGATTGTATCCACTGCTTCACCCAACATGATTCCTGATTCTAGCCAGAGCCTAAAGTATGGAGGTCCAATGGCTGTGGAGTGGTCATACCGAGAGTTACAGATGCTTAATGACGGCCTCCATAA GTATGCAAGTGAACCGGGAATCATGAAGTATATCAAGATAGCAGCTATGTTGCCAGAGAAGACAGTAAGAGATGTGGCCATGAGATGCCAGTGGATGGCG GAAAAGCAAAGTACAAGACGACGGAGGACTGAAGAACACAATGTTGGAAGGAAGACTAAAGACAGAAAG GGTGTATCTCAGGACAAAATGGTGGAGTCGTCATCGTGGGCTAACAATCGTTCTGTTCCAACAGACACCAGAGGTTCTTCTTCTGTTACGGCAG CCTCTGACATCGACCGTGCAATGCTTAATGTATTGGAAGAAAATGCTCGACTTCTCAATCAAATAGAAGCAAATATTTTGACATCACAG GCTCAGAACAACATTGATCTTTTCCATCGCACAAGAAGTAACATCAATAATCTTCTACAAAG CATGAGCCAAATGCCTGGAATCATGAGCAAGATGCCTAGGTTGCCTGTTTCAGTGGATGATAAGCTTGCCGGTTATCTGCTCCCTGGTGTTAATTTG GCCCAAGTTCTTAGCAGCAGCTATCTGAAAGAAGAGCCAAGAGGAACTTGGTGA